A region from the Thermoplasmata archaeon genome encodes:
- a CDS encoding ABC transporter ATP-binding protein yields the protein MPSLTLTDVDSGYNGMDVLRGINLAVTEPSIYVVLGPNGAGKTTLLRTIAGILEPHRGTVSFDGQNVFASRETRKRMSYLSHLNALPEEMTVRDALGFYASIEGGDIARVMDTLQLGPLAEIKVTKLSQGQKKRVSIAKTLLNDRDLYLLDEPTSNLDPAMAKEVRDLLLEFSKRKIVLYSSHNLFEAKEIGRYLVLIKEGSLRFFDRIENLRPASYRVGIKARGDVSAVVDAKLENGYFVRTVTSPEEVGEIVKKLVNAGIVVTEVKELDNPLESLFTEGS from the coding sequence ATGCCATCCCTGACATTGACCGACGTGGACTCGGGCTACAACGGCATGGACGTGTTGCGGGGGATCAACCTCGCCGTCACGGAGCCGTCCATCTACGTGGTCCTGGGGCCCAACGGCGCGGGGAAGACCACCCTGCTCCGGACCATCGCGGGCATCCTGGAGCCGCACCGCGGCACCGTGTCCTTCGACGGTCAGAATGTGTTCGCCTCCCGGGAAACGCGGAAGCGGATGAGCTACCTCTCCCACCTGAACGCGCTCCCGGAAGAGATGACGGTCAGGGACGCGCTCGGCTTCTACGCGTCCATCGAGGGCGGCGACATCGCTCGGGTCATGGACACCCTGCAGCTGGGCCCCCTCGCGGAGATCAAGGTGACCAAGCTCTCCCAGGGACAGAAGAAGCGCGTGTCCATCGCGAAGACGCTCCTGAACGACCGCGACCTGTACCTCCTCGACGAGCCCACGAGCAACCTCGATCCGGCGATGGCCAAAGAGGTCCGCGACCTCCTCCTCGAGTTCAGCAAGCGCAAGATCGTCCTGTACTCCTCCCACAACCTGTTCGAGGCCAAGGAGATCGGCCGGTACCTCGTCTTGATCAAGGAGGGCTCGCTGCGCTTCTTCGACCGCATCGAGAACCTGCGACCCGCCTCGTACCGCGTGGGGATCAAGGCACGCGGCGACGTGTCCGCCGTGGTTGACGCAAAACTCGAGAACGGCTACTTCGTGCGGACGGTGACCTCTCCGGAGGAGGTCGGGGAGATCGTCAAGAAACTCGTCAACGCGGGCATCGTCGTCACAGAGGTCAAAGAGCTGGACAACCCGCTCGAGTCGTTGTTCACGGAGGGATCGTGA